One Ranitomeya variabilis isolate aRanVar5 chromosome 4, aRanVar5.hap1, whole genome shotgun sequence genomic window, actgacagctgccgtatttcctatatggtacatttgttgctcttgtagtttgtctgcttattaatcagatttttatttttgaaggacaataccagacttgtgtgtgttttagggcgagtttcatgtgtcaagttgtgtgtgttgagttgcgtgtggcgacatgcatgtagcgacttttgtgagatgagttttatgtggcgacatgtgtgtagcaacattttgtgtgtcgagttgcatgtcacaggttagtgtagcaagttgtgtgcagcaagatttgtgcatggcgagttttgcgcgtggcgagttttatgtgtggtgcgttttgagtatgtgcaagttttgtgtgaggcaacttttgcatgtggtgcaacttttgtacatgtggcaatttttctgtgtgtgcaagttttgcataaggtgagttttccatgaggtgagttttgcgtgagcctagttttgcatatggcgagttttgcatgaagcgagttttgcgcgttgcgagttttgagtggtgacttttatgtgtcgacttttatgtggcgaggttggtgtgtgtgtggtgaaatgtgtgctgagggtcgtatatgtgttcaagcacgtggtagtgtgtgtgttcatatccccgtgtgtggtgagtatcccatgtcggggccccaccttagcaactgtacggtatatactctttggcgccatcgctctcattctttaagtcctcattgttcacatctggcagctgtcaattttcctccaacacttttcccccattatgtagataggggcaaaattgtttggtgaattggaacgcgcggggttaaaatttcacctcacaacatagcctatgacgctctcggggtccagacgtgtgactgtgcaaaattttgtggctgtagctgcgacggtgcagatgccaatcccggacatacacacatacatacatacacacattcagctttatatattagatatacctgtatgtcatctcctcctatacatagcatatacctgtgtgtcatctcctcctgtatatagtatatacctgtatgtcatctcctcctgtatgtagtatgtacctgtatgtcatctcctcctctatatagtatatacctgtcatctctcctgtatatagtatatatctgtgtcatctcctgtatatagtatatacctgtgtgtcatctcccctgtaaatagtatatacctgtgtgtcatctcctcctgtatatagtatatatctgtatgtcatctcctcctgtattagcgctcgttcacacgttatttggtcagtatttttacctcagtatttgtaagctaaaatggcagcctgataaatccccagccaacagtaagcccaccccctggcagtatatattagctcacacatacacataatagactggtcatgtgactgacagctgccggattcctatatggtacatttgttgctcttgtagtttgtctgcttattaatcagatttttatttttgaaggataataccagacttgtgtgtgttttagggcgagttttgtgtgtcaagttgtgtgtgttgagttgcgtgtggcgacatgcatgtagcgacttttgtgagatgagttttgtgtggcgacatgcgtgtagcaactttttgtgtcgagttgcatgtgacaggttagtgtagcaagttgtgtgcagcaagttttgcgcatggcgagttttgtgcgtggcgagttttatgtgtggtgccttttgagtatgtgcaagttttgtgtgaggcaacttttgtgcatgtggcaattttgtgtgtgtggcgcattttgtgtgtgtgttcatatccccgtggtggtgtggtgattatcccatgttggggccccaccttagcaactgtacagtatatactctttggcgccatcgctatcattctttaagtcccccttgttcacatctggcagctgttaatttgcctccaacacttttcctttcattttttccccattatgtagatagggccaatttcacctcacaacatagcctatgacgctctcggggtccagacgtgtgactgtgcaaaattttgtgcctgtagctgcgacgcttccaacacttttcctttcactttttccccattatgtagataggggcaaaattgtttggtgaattggaaagcgcggggttaaaatttcacctcacaacatagcctatgacgctttcggggtccagacgtgtgactgtgcaaaattttgtggctgtagctgcgacggttcagatgccaatcccggacatacacacattcagctttatatattagatttctctgcaggatgttttgctgatctaacaatggcctctacatctcgcagaagacagtgctcaaatgatccaaatattttttgttACATCTGTGGAAACTTTACTGTGAAGACTCAGAGGCGCAGCATTACTGACTTTGTTAAGAGGGTGTATTTTGCGTATTTCAATGTAAAACTTGGATGCCAAGACAAGCAATGGGCTCCTCACAAAGTGTGCAAAACCTGTATTGAGAGCTTGAAATCATGGTCTCAAGGAAAGAATGCTAAACTTCAGTTTGGAGTTCCTATGGTTTGGAGAGGACCAAGCAACCATTTAGACGACTGCTATTTCTGCCTTGTCGATGTAAAAGGTTTCTATAAGAAAAACAAGCAATATTTGCAATACCTGAGTATCCCTTCAGCTATTCGACCAGTTTCCCATAGTGAAGACATACCTGTTCCAAAATTTACTGCGCTTCCAGAAAACGTGGACACAGGACTCTCCTCACATTGTTATACTGATAAAGAAAACAGTCCAGATATTTTTCAGCCATGTGATGAAGATTGTGACAAACCTATTCTGTTTACTCAGTCTGCTTTGAATGATCTGGTTAGAGATCTTTATCTACCAAAAGAGTCTGCTGAACTATTGGCTTCAAGACTACAAGAGAATCGAATTACAAGAGAATCAAATGTTGAAACCCCGGTACAAGTGTCTCATTTTATCGTAACAGGGAAGCAGAACAGCGTAAGTACTTCCATTCAGATGGCCAGCTTGTCTATTGTACTGATGTTGAAGGGCTACTTCTCTTTATGGGACTTCCAGCATATGATTCAAGGGATTGGAGGCTTTTTATTGATAGTTCTAAAAGAAGTTTAAAATGTGTTCTGTTACACAATGGAAATAAGTATGGCTCTGTACCAATAGGCCATTCTGTAAAacttaaagaagaatataaaaacATCAAGATTGTTCTAGAGAGGTTACACTATAATGTTCATGGGTGGTTActttgtgttgatttgaaaatggttaactttcttttgggtctgcaaggagggtacacaaaacacccttgttttctgtgctactgggacagtagagctacagcagagcattgggtgaaaattgaatggcctcagcgacagaattTGGTATCtggtgataagaatgtcatccatgatcctctagtggataggaaggacattgtctttcctcccttacacatacaacttggattgatgaagcagtttgtcaaagctctcaatcacagtggagaatgctttaactatatatgttcaacttttcctggtcttagtgaagagaagaaaaaggctggaatatttgatggacctcaaataagaacacttatgagaaacACAAATTTTATcatatcaatgaatgagacagaagaaagagcttggaacgcattttgtaatgtggtgcagaattttcgagggaataagaaagcagacaactatgaagagattgtggaagagctactaatgagtctgcgaaatcttggatgtagaatgagtatcaagattcactatttacacagccatttggacttttttccagagaaccttggggatgtgagcgaggaacaaggggagcgttttcatcaggacattgaaacaatggaagaacggtatcaaggccagtGGGACTCACATACGATGGCTgagtattgctggagcttgatgagagacaacccagaagctgtacatcaaagATCAGCCAAGaagagaaagttcaaataactgccatttgtcattcatctgtgtgccatatatatgtgtttttatattttgtagtttaattctgtaagtatatttgatttgctgtacatagactttgtaatctttgttattcctggattaaaaatataaaaaatgtataccgaaaatcatgtgttatcataaaacattagataggagtaattttcatcaaaaattgaaaatatctcaaaatcctgatgtgatagctaaaaatggagttcatatttgtaatcagcagccaaaattgacttaaaatatgttttaaaaccttttgccagaaaaattgcgttgaccattaTCAGACTGCAAACGGGAAGCACAGTACTGATGAGAAGTCCTCAGTATAAAAACATTTATCGTAtttttcggacaataagatggaccccaagTTTAAAAAAGAATTTTTAACTTGTGATAACGAGCAGGTACATCAGGGGTCACAGGTGCATCTTACAGTCCAAACGTAGCTTACCGAGGAAGGGGGCGGCGTTACATTTTCCATCATTTGacagcaggagtggggtgatgctgcaggtccTGGGCTAGGAGGGGGTGTCCTGGTGGTGAGGCAGGAGCGGAGCCCCTCTCCCCCAGTATGCACAGGGCCCTCACCATTGCCTCACTCCTACCACAGGCCTCCTACAGCAGCCACCCCTCCCCCTATAAGCTACATATACTATAACACacctccattttcctcccaaatttggagggataAAAGTGCATCTTAAATGCTGAAAGATAtggtacatccaggtaccttataggcgaCACCATCTCTGATGGAAGTTGTTCCCATCCCTTTTTGTCTCCATGTAGTCAAGATGCAACGATGAGATTTCAAGCTCAGAGCTCATATCTCCAGACTTCCCGACATGGCGCCCTTAAAAATAAAAGCatcattatactgccccataaataAAAATCTCACATACTGTGCCCCAAATAAAAAATTGAAATAACTGCATCTTTCTGCACAAAATGCTCCTCTCTAAAATACCCCCATCATTGCCCCTCACCATAATGTCCCCATATACTCCTCCTTTCTACAATTTCTCCCCCAAACAGCACCATTCCATATCGCCCCCACACTGACTCTCTGCATAAAGTGAACTATCCCTCCCTGATACCCTCATCTAAAATAACATGACATCTAATCTTCGGCTCTTCCTTGTAGATCTTACCAGGGCCTGACGTCGCTGCTGCCTGTGAGACGGTGGCAACAAGACCGCCCCCAAATCCTTCATTGTTCCAAACTGAATTACCCCACGTTTGATAACCAGTCTTGGTGCACGTCACCCAtcccttaataaccttggtcgctcttctctgcacccgctccagttcaaaaCAACAAAGAGCCCTATATATGGAGATCAGaacaatatatgaaaaaaaataataataataaaaatcgtagttacttaccgataacggtatttctctgatcccatgatggcaccacggagagaggggtccgcccccagggacaggaaacctacaggtgaaaaagggcgtacctctctcccacatcagttggttaacagagccttatacagaacttcagctgcaatttgatatttacacaaattaaacttaacaattttttacttaacagaggcaccgtgactaaaggtaactaactatacattatagtgtgcacacctgtgtgtgaaaagggagggaatatacgggtgccatcatgggatcagagaaataccgttatcggtaagtaactacgattttctctatccccatgatggcaccacggagagatttacatagattgtaattttttagggagggaccactgcctctagaacccttcgaccaaaggtgagatcagaggaggtcaagtctaagcggtagtgtctgaaaaatgtagactgggaagaccaagtggccgctctacatatctgttgtattgaagcgcccgctctttccgcccaggatgatgccactgctctggtcgagtgcgcttttatattctccgggatggccgtcccgctggaagagtaggatagggcgatggcatctcttatccacctcgctagcgtagcttttgacgctttctgtcccttccgtggaccctggaagcagacaaacagagccctatccttcctgcactctctagtggctgacaagtattggagtaggcacctcctaacatcaagggtatgtagtgttttttctccctcattcttggggttgggacagaatgagggcagggagacctcttgtgtcctgtgaaattgagacgcgacttttgggaggtaagccgggtccgtttttagaatgactctgtcctcaagaatttgagtgaagggagggcccgcggacaatgcttgtatgtcactaacgcgacgggctgaggttagggccactaagagtgttgtttttaaagatagaatctttaggggtgcgtctgccaagggctcaaaaggagatttggttagtgcatttagaacaaggtttagatcccatggaggggcattatgcaaaggaaccggttttaatctacccgaggctttgatgaatctcacgatccatcggtttctggctagatcataattatatagtgctcccaaggctgctacctgaacttttagagtactcgtagctagccctttttccaaacccttttgcaggaattcgagaatcttatctattgggatttccccccctgggtcaacccctgatacagacatgaattttttccacactttgccgtatattttggtggttacgggtttcctactctgtagtaatgtggacaccaggttggatgaaaaccctttgctgcttaatagcttcctttcaaaagccaggctgtcatatgtaggcttttcacattggggtgacacactgggccctgggataacagattttgcgtgtctggtagaacccacggactgtctaaggacatctttctcagccaagaaaaccatatcctgcgaggccagaatggagctatgattccccctcacagggtattgaacatagttttgtctttgtctgaaggtcccctggccaacattttagccacagggcacgtcttgcggcgttcgaaaaggcggcagccctggctgctagtctggctgagtctacagatgcatccgccaaaaaggctgctgcacctttcattacggacactgatttttgaatcGTGTCTCTAGAGACTTTTCcttttaattgggaatccaagtgctcaagccacaccattagcgcgcgaGCTGTGCAGGTGGCCGCGACCGCTGGTTTAAGTCCGCCTCCTGCCGCTTCCCAAGAGTTTTTTAGAAAaacctcggcttttttgtccatcggatcttttaaggtacccatgtcctcaaaaggtagggcaaacttttttgaggcctttgctatggccacatctaattttggtgccttactccaggatgagcaggctgggtcatcaaacgggtattttcttttgggggtgaggagagcttttttgtctggttttttccactctcttttaattagagagtgaattttctcatttactggaaatgctctttttcttttttgttccagaccgctgaacattatgtcctgcgctgtttttTTAGGTCGCTCCTCCACTAGAcccattgttgctctgaccgctttcactaaagcgtctgtttcctcgatagggaagcaactgcgccccccctcagaggatactgaagaggtgtcagaATCTGACGAATTATTCGAGCCagatagttcactctctgactcgtcCGCACTGGATACGGGGGACTCAggtgttttcttatgttttttctttgtggctttaatgcctttaatggcactttccacctggctttttattagtgactttaattcggatgcaaatgatggggtttcctcctgaatcgtcttttttatacagacgctgcatagtctcttctcccaggaggaaggcagctcgtctgaacatatggcacattctCTGTGCTTAGTTTTGGCTGTACTTTTCCTCCCCTAGAACAGAAAGAGCCCTACATTAAAgtcagcactttcacgtagatcactcaccccctgtggatcagagataccgtctcaggcctggtgactgtatccgctggaatcgtcgccggccgtgtggtttttgcagacccccgactgcgttgagactctgatcgtccgctgctgctgcgctgtacagaggacgagtttcctttgcgctgctgctgtgggtgcagacgccgctgcacttgtgtctgctcaggagatcgctggacggcttcctgcataacctgctgctcgctttcgctcatggtggcctccgcactgtaaggtgcacttggagtttgaatttgccaccaTTTTCCCTGTGCTGGCGTTGCTTTTATGCATTAGTGccggcgaaaccggaagtgactgtTTGCGCATGCGCGCGCCCAACTTCCGGTTCTCTGCCAGCTTCACATGAGGGAATGAATGTACTGGGACGCCGGCGCGCGCGCAGTAGCGCTGCGTTTTCGCGATGATGGCGCCGGTGAGCGCACCAGCGCTCCATTACCGACGCCCACACCGATTTACCGGTAATTACGCCGGTGTCCTCTGGCCCGTCTTACTTGGCCTTTTATGGAaagatagccgccgctacctccatattatcattaagagtcctccggtgaccgccgtcacctgctccttaccccccctctctttttttttttttcatggaaggcagactggatcctttcactgccttcctccactcacccatgaggcccgccgacccctgtggtggtgcttcaggaaagggagaaaaaagagaggaaaaaaccgcttgatccagccgtaacagggcgccccctgttagaaagtcgactgcatcagcccctggaactccacgaagaatccttcaggtacgtgctgtaggttccccgtcagggacaggaaaccaactgatgtgggagagaggtacgccctttttcacctgtaggtttcctgtccctgggggcggacccctctctccgtggtgccatcatggggatagagaaatatatatatatatatatatatatatatatataatgagagaaaaaatgtgtgtgtatgtatgtatgtatgtatgtatgtatgtatgtatatatatatatatatatatatcttaataaTCACAAATCAATTTATTAAATTTAATGGTAAGGGACTACAGAATTGTGCCTGTACTTGGAGACAAATACCAAATTTGTGCTTATTTTaagaaaacaattttttataaataatttatataaaaaaaattatatctatatataccgtatttttcggactacaagacgcactttttccccccccaaaaaaggggggaaaatagggggtgcgtctaatagtcgtaatgcaggcttaccgcggcggcagaggtgcggggatgaggaggcgcagtgagcagggtccctttcaccggtgaggtgatgcagcagcccggtaagcagcagagccgggtgaatcctgttgttaccagtggtggcggccatcttcctgaggccgcgcgtgcgcagatggagtgctctgcttcccggggcttcaggaaaatggctgcgggaggccgcgcgtgcgcagatggagatcgcgaaggacattttcctgaagctgagttcgcagatttagatcttggcttcagaaaaatggccactgcgatctccatctgcgcatgcgcggcctcccgcagccatttgcctcaagccccgggaagcagagcacttcatctgtgcacgcgcagcctcaggaagatggctgccaccaccgataacaacaggattcacccggctctgctgcacaccggtgaaagggacccctctcacgccatacctctcactgcgcctcctcatccccgcacctctgccggtaaccactgctgccaccctcccatggacaccaggccgtggtgtcgcccacctaagcaggaagggaccctgctcaggtgcacgccataccgcatcaccccacctctgccgacaccatgcctcctgtgaccctgctctgccaccgccagccctcaggtaagattctgtaaattcggacaataagacgggcccccatcttataaaaaaaaattttttttctgcaatttccaccccaaatttggggtgcatcttatagtccgaaagatACGGTAAGTAGCACAAGTAGAACGACACAAACAAAAGGAAAAATGAatacatagaaaaaaaatcaatcacTTGAACCATGATGCATACAACTGTGCATTCAGGGGCATATATGTATATGCACAAAAGAGCAAGCGACCAATGCAATAACAATCCAGTAGTGCATACAACTGTGCATACAGGGGCATATATGTATGTGCAAAAAATAGCAAGCAAATAGATTGCACTGCTGCATgcattaatatataatatatataaatgaccatgtgcagtaaaaaaaaatatataaaaaaatatgtgtgcaaaattgcaaaaaaataaatatatataccgtatatactcgagtataagccgagattttcagcccaaaaaaatgggctgaaagtgcccctctcggcttatactcgagtcatggaaggcgggcgggggtcggtgggtgaggggaagcgacgcctgtcaaatactcacctgctcccagcgcggtccctgcatgtcccacgatcTTCGGGCACAGtgacttcttcccctgttcagcggtcactggtaccgctcattaaagttatgaatatggactccactcccatagcggtggagccgcatattcattactgtaatgagcggtgccatgtgaccgttcactacaggaagaagctgccgctcccggagacgtgggacatgcagggaccgcgccaggagtaggtgagtatttcatattcacctttccgcgttccaccgacgctccatcttccacgtcctctgcagtgactgttcaggtcagagggcgcgatgacgtattagtgtgcgcgctgacatctgcctgaacagtcagtgcggagagacgggacactgaggagcagctggcagcgacgagaggtgaat contains:
- the LOC143766711 gene encoding uncharacterized protein LOC143766711 codes for the protein MSESEQQVMQEAVQRSPEQTQVQRRLHPQQQRKGNSSSVQRSSSGRSESQRSRGSAKTTRPATIPADTVTRPETGRKSTAKTKHRECAICSDELPSSWEKRLCSVCIKKTIQEETPSFASELKSLIKSQVESAIKGIKATKKKHKKTPESPVSSADESESELSGSNNSSDSDTSSVSSEGGRSCFPIEETDALVKAVRATMGLVEERPKKTAQDIMFSGLEQKRKRAFPVNEKIHSLIKREWKKPDKKALLTPKRKYPFDDPACSSWSKAPKLDVAIAKASKKFALPFEDMGTLKDPMDKKAEVFLKNSWEAAGGGLKPAVAATCTARALMVWLEHLDSQLKGKVSRDTIQKSVSVMKGAAAFLADASVDSARLAARAAAFSNAARRALWLKCWPGDLQTKTKLCSIPCEGES